A window of the Thermoleophilia bacterium SCSIO 60948 genome harbors these coding sequences:
- a CDS encoding M20/M25/M40 family metallo-hydrolase: protein MLAARLAGAGFECELLGEDPERPSLVANLRGSEPGPTLALLGHADVVPAQAEDWSFDPFGGEITADGEVRGRGAQDMKGQVAAEATACLRLARAGWRPRGTLRLITTCDEERGALGAQWLCERRPEQVRSDFVINEGGGPAFEVGGRRFLGLCVGEKGIFRFRLRARGRPGHASTPALGDNALLKLAPALEALRSQPPLDPTPEGTTFLSRVLGREIAAERGPDLDEALGELAGLAPAIAAILAEPMLRVTVVPTFAKASEKLNVTPGSAELIVDCRVPPEMDEPEVRERIDSVLGPDHAGLELEFTQQTVGNRSPLGSELEAAIGRWLGEDDPGATLVPMTLAGFSDSNLFRKAFPDATVVGFNPQRAMGVLEAAPLIHGIDERAAISDLGLATSFYEWIAKEMLG, encoded by the coding sequence ATGCTCGCCGCGCGCCTGGCGGGCGCCGGGTTCGAGTGCGAGCTGCTCGGCGAGGACCCGGAGCGCCCGAGCCTGGTCGCGAACCTCCGCGGCTCCGAGCCCGGACCGACGCTCGCCCTGCTCGGACACGCCGACGTCGTGCCGGCGCAGGCCGAGGACTGGAGCTTCGATCCGTTCGGTGGCGAGATCACGGCGGACGGCGAGGTCCGCGGGCGCGGCGCCCAGGACATGAAGGGGCAGGTCGCAGCCGAGGCGACGGCATGCCTGCGGCTCGCGCGAGCCGGCTGGCGTCCGCGGGGAACGCTGCGGCTCATCACGACCTGCGACGAGGAGCGCGGGGCGCTCGGCGCGCAATGGCTCTGCGAGCGGCGACCGGAGCAGGTGCGCTCCGACTTCGTCATCAACGAGGGCGGCGGACCCGCGTTCGAGGTCGGCGGACGGCGCTTCCTCGGCCTCTGCGTCGGCGAGAAGGGGATCTTCCGCTTCCGGCTGCGGGCTCGCGGCAGGCCCGGCCACGCCTCGACCCCGGCGCTCGGCGACAACGCCCTGCTCAAGCTCGCCCCGGCGCTCGAGGCGCTGCGCTCCCAGCCGCCGCTCGACCCGACACCCGAGGGCACGACGTTCCTCTCCCGGGTTCTGGGTCGCGAGATCGCGGCCGAGCGCGGGCCGGACCTCGATGAGGCGCTGGGCGAGCTCGCGGGCCTCGCGCCCGCGATCGCCGCGATCCTCGCCGAGCCGATGCTCCGCGTGACCGTGGTCCCGACCTTCGCGAAGGCTTCGGAGAAGCTCAACGTGACGCCGGGGTCGGCCGAGCTGATCGTCGACTGCCGCGTCCCTCCCGAGATGGACGAGCCCGAGGTCCGCGAGCGGATCGACTCCGTCCTCGGCCCCGACCACGCCGGGCTCGAGCTCGAGTTCACGCAGCAGACCGTCGGCAACCGCTCGCCGCTCGGCTCCGAGCTCGAGGCGGCGATCGGGCGGTGGCTCGGCGAGGACGACCCCGGCGCCACGCTCGTGCCGATGACGCTCGCCGGCTTCTCGGACTCGAACCTGTTTCGCAAGGCGTTCCCGGACGCGACCGTCGTCGGCTTCAACCCCCAGCGCGCGATGGGCGTGCTGGAGGCGGCGCCGTTGATCCACGGCATCGACGAGCGGGCGGCGATCTCCGATCTCGGACTTGCGACATCGTTCTACGAATGGATCGCCAAGGAGATGCTGGGATGA
- a CDS encoding replication-associated recombination protein A, translated as MSETLFPTDEPGGPESGDAAATRTPVPRSNAPLAVRMRPRRIDELIGQGHLLAEGSSLRTAIDSGRPHSMILHGPPGAGKTTLARIVAAAADGAFEEESAVNAGRQQVREVLERAAARRKSAGRPTIFFLDEIHRFNKAQQDALLPAVEEGLVTLIGATTENPYFEVNGALISRCQLYELEPISTEDVVRLLDRALADPERGIADPPEADRDALEMLAERSGGDVRTALGALERAAETAKESGGRLDMQRAEDALQQRALRFDKAGDRHYDYASAFIKSIRGSDPDAGIYYLAAMLEGGEDPRFIARRLVILASEDVGNADPQAIVVANSCALACDRVGMPEARLILAQAVTYLALAPKSNAVTTAIGRATGLVRERGAALPPDPLRDGHYPGAKQLGRGQGYVYPHDQPDAFSAQQLAPDEVAGTRFYEPTDRGAEARLGERLAELRRRRSGGG; from the coding sequence GTGTCAGAGACGCTGTTTCCCACCGATGAGCCCGGCGGTCCCGAGTCCGGTGACGCCGCGGCTACGCGCACCCCTGTGCCGCGATCGAACGCTCCGCTCGCGGTGCGGATGCGGCCCCGAAGGATCGACGAGCTGATCGGCCAGGGGCATCTGCTCGCCGAGGGCTCGTCGCTTCGGACCGCGATCGACTCGGGCCGGCCGCACTCGATGATCCTCCACGGCCCACCCGGAGCCGGCAAGACGACGCTCGCGCGGATCGTCGCGGCGGCTGCCGACGGCGCGTTCGAGGAGGAGTCGGCGGTCAACGCCGGCCGTCAGCAGGTCCGCGAGGTGCTCGAGCGCGCGGCGGCGCGGCGCAAATCGGCCGGGCGCCCGACGATCTTCTTCCTCGATGAGATCCACCGCTTCAACAAGGCCCAGCAGGACGCGCTGCTGCCCGCGGTCGAGGAAGGCCTCGTGACGCTGATCGGAGCGACGACCGAGAACCCGTACTTCGAGGTCAACGGCGCCCTGATCTCGCGCTGTCAGCTGTACGAGCTGGAGCCGATCTCGACCGAGGACGTCGTCCGGCTGCTCGATCGCGCGCTGGCCGATCCCGAACGCGGCATCGCCGACCCGCCCGAGGCCGACCGCGACGCCCTCGAGATGCTCGCCGAGCGCTCCGGCGGCGACGTGCGGACCGCGCTTGGAGCGCTCGAGCGCGCCGCCGAGACCGCGAAGGAGTCCGGGGGACGCCTGGACATGCAGCGCGCCGAGGACGCGCTTCAGCAACGCGCGCTTCGCTTCGACAAGGCCGGTGACCGCCACTACGACTACGCCTCGGCGTTCATCAAGTCGATCCGCGGCTCCGACCCGGACGCCGGGATCTACTACCTGGCGGCGATGCTCGAGGGCGGCGAGGACCCGCGCTTCATCGCTCGGCGTCTCGTGATCCTGGCCTCGGAGGACGTCGGCAACGCCGACCCGCAGGCGATCGTCGTCGCGAACTCGTGCGCCCTGGCGTGCGACCGCGTCGGGATGCCCGAGGCGCGGCTGATCCTCGCCCAGGCCGTCACCTACCTCGCCCTCGCGCCGAAGTCCAACGCGGTGACGACCGCGATCGGTAGGGCGACCGGGCTCGTGCGTGAGCGCGGGGCCGCGCTGCCGCCCGACCCTCTGCGCGACGGCCACTATCCCGGGGCGAAGCAGCTCGGCCGCGGCCAGGGCTACGTCTACCCCCATGACCAGCCGGACGCGTTCTCGGCTCAGCAGCTCGCGCCGGACGAGGTCGCCGGAACGCGCTTCTACGAGCCGACGGACCGCGGCGCCGAGGCCCGTCTCGGCGAGCGGCTGGCCGAACTGCGCAGACGGCGGAGCGGGGGCGGCTGA
- a CDS encoding cupin domain-containing protein → MRSLRLGEAETIPVGAMRMALVRQPLGITGFGANAFLADAGEEVFEAHDETSDNAARHEELYVVVAGRATFTVDDEELDAPAGTIVFCRPGEWRGARATEDATIVLIVGGPEGAAGPIAPWERLFAANRYEDDPERAYAELALALSDWPEHPDVHYNLGCYAARLSRRESALEHMQIALRTEENRHEARTDPDLEPIRSELDLG, encoded by the coding sequence ATGCGCTCGCTGCGACTCGGCGAGGCCGAGACGATCCCGGTCGGCGCGATGCGGATGGCGCTCGTTCGCCAGCCGCTCGGGATCACCGGGTTCGGCGCCAACGCGTTCCTCGCCGACGCCGGCGAGGAGGTCTTCGAGGCCCACGACGAGACGAGCGACAACGCCGCCCGCCACGAGGAGCTCTACGTCGTCGTCGCGGGGCGCGCGACGTTCACGGTCGACGACGAGGAGCTCGACGCGCCGGCCGGCACGATCGTCTTCTGCCGCCCCGGCGAGTGGCGCGGCGCCCGGGCGACCGAGGACGCGACGATCGTCCTCATCGTCGGCGGCCCGGAGGGCGCGGCCGGGCCGATAGCGCCCTGGGAGCGCCTGTTCGCGGCCAACCGCTACGAGGACGACCCCGAGCGCGCCTACGCCGAGCTCGCCCTCGCGCTCTCCGATTGGCCCGAGCACCCCGACGTCCACTACAACCTCGGCTGCTACGCGGCCCGGCTCAGCCGCCGCGAATCGGCGCTCGAGCACATGCAGATCGCGTTGAGGACCGAGGAGAACCGCCACGAGGCGCGCACCGACCCGGACCTCGAACCGATCCGCTCGGAGCTCGATCTCGGCTAG
- a CDS encoding aldehyde dehydrogenase family protein has protein sequence MGSLESHNPATGELIGSVTTIEPDEVAGVVAEVAEVQPLWGAMSLADRARYMERAVDVLVAELDDVARLLSEEQGKPFVESIAMEVLPTVDALRWCAKEGPKILADEKIPYPQAFLKTKRSFFSYEPLGVVGVIAPWNYPWSIPFGEVAIALMAGNGVVLKPASLTPLLGEKIAEIFRRAGFPEGLVRVVHGGGKIGAALCEAPTQKIFFTGSVEVGRIVGEACSRNLKGSVLELGGKDPQIVCADANLDHAISGCVWGSFANAGQTCSGIERTYVVADVAEEFLAGVVRETEALECGDPLDPDTEIGPMVSAEQAELVTELIDDAVANGARKLTGGPREVPGFSGRFIAPTVLADVTPDMRIMREEIFGPVVPIITVADEEEALRLANDSQFGLGASIWTRDREKGERLARRIESGMVWINDHSYSHGAAQCSWGGIKDSGIGRSHSKFGFYECCNIKHVAWEPSIVRDLWWQPYDRTVSDSLRATARILYGRNGVRGKALREGVGPMLKLTARTLSRR, from the coding sequence ATGGGAAGCCTCGAATCGCACAACCCCGCGACCGGCGAGCTGATCGGCTCGGTGACCACGATCGAGCCCGACGAGGTCGCCGGCGTCGTAGCCGAGGTCGCGGAGGTCCAGCCGCTGTGGGGAGCGATGTCGCTCGCCGACCGTGCCCGCTACATGGAGCGCGCCGTCGACGTGCTCGTCGCCGAGCTCGACGACGTCGCCCGGCTGCTCTCCGAGGAGCAGGGCAAGCCGTTCGTCGAGTCGATCGCGATGGAGGTCCTGCCGACCGTCGACGCGCTGCGCTGGTGCGCGAAGGAGGGTCCGAAGATCCTCGCCGACGAGAAGATCCCCTACCCACAGGCGTTCCTGAAGACGAAGCGGAGCTTCTTCTCCTACGAGCCGCTCGGCGTCGTCGGCGTGATCGCGCCGTGGAACTACCCGTGGTCGATCCCGTTCGGCGAGGTGGCGATCGCGTTGATGGCCGGCAACGGTGTCGTCCTCAAGCCGGCGAGCCTGACGCCCCTGCTCGGCGAGAAGATCGCCGAGATCTTCCGCCGCGCCGGCTTCCCCGAGGGTCTCGTGCGGGTCGTCCACGGCGGCGGCAAGATCGGCGCCGCGCTGTGTGAGGCGCCGACCCAGAAGATCTTCTTCACCGGCTCGGTCGAGGTCGGGCGGATCGTCGGCGAGGCCTGCTCTCGCAACCTCAAGGGCTCGGTGCTCGAGCTCGGCGGCAAGGACCCGCAGATCGTCTGCGCCGACGCCAACCTCGATCACGCGATCTCGGGCTGCGTCTGGGGCTCGTTCGCGAACGCCGGCCAGACCTGCTCGGGGATCGAGCGCACCTACGTCGTCGCTGACGTCGCCGAGGAGTTCCTCGCCGGGGTCGTGCGCGAGACCGAGGCGCTCGAGTGTGGAGACCCGCTCGACCCCGACACCGAGATCGGTCCGATGGTCTCCGCCGAGCAGGCCGAGCTCGTCACCGAGCTGATCGACGACGCCGTCGCCAACGGTGCTCGCAAGCTGACCGGAGGCCCGCGCGAGGTCCCCGGCTTCAGCGGTCGCTTCATCGCCCCGACCGTGCTCGCCGACGTGACGCCGGACATGCGGATCATGCGCGAGGAGATCTTCGGACCGGTTGTCCCGATCATCACCGTCGCCGACGAGGAGGAGGCGCTCCGGCTCGCCAACGACTCGCAGTTCGGCCTCGGCGCGTCGATCTGGACCCGGGACCGCGAGAAGGGCGAGCGGCTCGCGCGACGGATCGAGTCGGGGATGGTCTGGATCAACGACCACTCCTACTCCCACGGTGCGGCGCAGTGCTCGTGGGGCGGGATCAAGGACTCGGGGATCGGCCGCTCGCACTCGAAGTTCGGCTTCTACGAGTGCTGCAACATCAAGCACGTCGCCTGGGAGCCGAGCATCGTCCGCGACCTGTGGTGGCAGCCGTACGACCGCACGGTCAGCGACTCGCTGCGCGCGACCGCGCGGATCCTCTACGGCCGCAACGGGGTTCGCGGCAAGGCGCTCCGCGAGGGTGTCGGGCCGATGCTGAAGCTCACCGCGCGCACACTCAGCCGCCGCTAG
- the ccmA gene encoding heme ABC exporter ATP-binding protein CcmA has translation MTASRSAASGASAGSPGLSTHPPAVEVRGLHRERGERWVLRDVSFELPTGRTLAVLGPNGAGKTTLLRILATLLRPTEGTVRALGAELPREAWQVRGRIGMLAHEPLLYRELSVRENLEFNAALHRIANPAEQIAELIDRVGLGRRGDELVRNLSAGMRQRAAVCRAVLHDPDLLLLDEPGAHLDPVARELCERLIGPRAGRTRIIVAHEVDRALADSERVLVLGAGGRVAYEGPSAAIRAEAVREIYGTGEVG, from the coding sequence ATGACCGCGAGCCGCAGCGCCGCATCGGGGGCGAGCGCCGGCTCGCCGGGACTCTCCACGCACCCGCCCGCGGTCGAGGTTCGCGGCCTGCACCGCGAGCGCGGCGAGCGCTGGGTGCTGCGCGACGTCTCCTTCGAGCTGCCGACGGGACGCACCCTCGCCGTCCTCGGCCCTAACGGCGCCGGCAAGACGACGCTGCTGCGGATCCTCGCGACGCTGCTTCGCCCGACCGAGGGCACGGTCCGGGCGCTCGGCGCCGAGCTGCCGCGCGAGGCGTGGCAGGTCCGGGGGCGGATCGGGATGCTCGCCCACGAGCCGCTGCTCTACCGCGAGCTCAGCGTGCGGGAGAACCTCGAGTTCAACGCGGCGCTGCACCGGATCGCGAACCCGGCGGAGCAGATCGCCGAGCTGATCGACCGCGTAGGCCTCGGCCGCAGGGGCGACGAGCTCGTCCGCAACCTCTCCGCCGGGATGCGCCAGCGCGCCGCAGTCTGCCGCGCCGTGCTCCACGACCCCGACCTGCTGCTCTTGGACGAGCCGGGCGCGCACCTCGATCCCGTGGCGCGTGAGCTCTGCGAGCGTCTGATCGGGCCGCGCGCCGGCCGGACGCGGATCATCGTCGCCCACGAGGTCGACCGCGCTCTCGCCGACTCCGAGCGCGTCCTCGTCCTCGGTGCCGGCGGCCGGGTCGCATACGAGGGCCCGTCGGCGGCGATCAGGGCCGAGGCCGTGCGTGAGATCTACGGCACGGGGGAGGTCGGGTGA
- a CDS encoding ABC transporter permease yields MNAFRAILAKDLRVELRTFEALPAMALFALTSFVLFRFGLDQETLEGNLAAGVLLATVLFASLLAVNRIFLAEAEQGGFDAIRLAPIDGTALYLAKASALVIFLFCLELIALPAFSILFRVGLEGLAATLLVLLLADLGIAAVGALVAAIATNSRARDLIAPLLLLPLLVPVMIGAAGAAAPLLAESGPAFGDAWRWLAVLAVYDVIFIVIGYAVYDFLLED; encoded by the coding sequence GTGAACGCCTTCCGGGCGATCCTCGCCAAGGACCTCCGCGTCGAGCTGCGCACGTTCGAGGCGCTGCCGGCGATGGCGCTCTTCGCGCTGACCTCGTTCGTGCTGTTTCGCTTCGGGCTCGACCAGGAGACGCTCGAGGGCAACCTCGCCGCGGGTGTGTTGCTCGCGACCGTGCTCTTCGCCTCGCTCCTGGCGGTCAACCGGATCTTCCTCGCCGAGGCCGAGCAGGGGGGCTTCGACGCGATCCGCCTCGCCCCTATCGACGGCACGGCGCTCTATCTCGCCAAGGCCTCCGCGCTCGTCATCTTCCTGTTCTGCCTCGAGCTGATCGCGCTGCCGGCCTTCTCGATCCTGTTCCGGGTCGGGCTCGAGGGCCTCGCGGCGACACTGCTCGTCCTGCTGCTCGCCGACCTCGGGATCGCCGCGGTCGGAGCGCTCGTCGCCGCGATCGCGACGAACTCGCGCGCCCGCGACCTGATAGCCCCGCTGCTGTTGCTGCCGTTGCTCGTCCCGGTGATGATCGGCGCCGCCGGCGCGGCCGCACCGCTGCTTGCCGAGTCGGGGCCTGCATTCGGCGACGCTTGGAGGTGGCTCGCGGTGCTCGCGGTCTACGATGTGATCTTCATCGTCATCGGCTACGCGGTCTACGACTTCCTGCTCGAGGACTGA